A portion of the Glycine max cultivar Williams 82 chromosome 10, Glycine_max_v4.0, whole genome shotgun sequence genome contains these proteins:
- the LOC100811780 gene encoding general transcription and DNA repair factor IIH subunit TFB1-1 isoform X1, giving the protein MSSRQVVKRAKYKTTVKDPGTPGVLKLTQDRFVFKPNDPTSKTKLDVEFRFIQGHKVTKEGSKQPPLLNLIRAQGSCIFELESFADLHVCRELVGFALNRNVPGEATKVISEEQLSPAEMALRIKLLQEDSKLQRLHKELVASGKLTESEFWATKKKLLDQDESRKLKQRIGFKNSLIFDTKPMSDGRINQVKFQLTPEIKYQIFALKPAVHQAFLNFVPSKMNEVDFWNKYFKAEYLHSTKNAVAAAAEAAEDEDLAVFLKDDEILEIEARKKVRRVDPTLDMEADQGDDYTHLPDHGIFRDGSKDISEAQNSLYKRTLLQDLNRQGAVVLEGKTLDMEMEHPRTVAEILARRKQECDGVVDEERRNRISKMTPIEDLQAQDNHPYAPLCIKDPRDYFDSQQANAVKTLDDSQAGMEQMKCSLGSEEAYDSLRASISKIKTTGLRDPLFSPDVALKVLNGLTKNITSTKYHLGKSSQESVLDILPNSTKEKLLDHWVCSQELLRHFWSSYPVSTQNLVSKTRRLKDSISQIYSKLEDIKVSAESDLRHHVSLVVHPMQQALNAALLHYEADIRKRNARGQKPNGYV; this is encoded by the exons ATGTCGTCGCGGCAAGTGGTGAAGCGTGCCAAATACAAAACCACTGTCAAAGACCCTGGCACCCCCGGCGTCCTCAAATTG ACTCAAGATAGGTTCGTTTTCAAGCCGAATGATCCTACCTCGAAAACCAAGCTCGATGTGGAGTTCAGATTTATTCAGG GTCATAAAGTCACTAAAGAGGGATCAAAGCAACCACCATTGCTTAACCTTATCCGTGCAcag GGAAGTTGCATTTTCGAGTTAGAAAGTTTTGCAGATCTTCATGTTTGCCGGGAATTGGTGG GTTTTGCCCTTAACAGGAATGTGCCTGGAGAAGCTACAAAAGTTATTTCTGAGGAACAGCTCAGCCCTGCTGAAATGGCACTCAGGATAAAGCTATTGCAGGAAGATAG CAAGTTGCAGAGGCTTCATAAGGAACTTGTGGCTAGTGGTAAGCTCACAGAATCAGAATTTTGGGCTACAAAGAAG aAATTGCTGGATCAAGATGAAAGCAGAAAGTTAAAACAACGGATTGGTTTTAAAAATTCTTTGATCTTTGACACAAAGCCTATGAGTGATGGACGG ATAAACCAGGTTAAATTTCAGTTGACGCCAGAGATAAAATATCAG ATTTTTGCCCTCAAACCTGCCGTCCACCAGGCATTCCTCAATTTTGTACCTAGTAAA ATGAATGAGGTAGATTTCtggaataaatatttcaaagctGAGTATCTCCATAGCACCAAAAATGCTGTTGCAGCAGCTGCTGAGGCTGCTGAAGATGAGGATCTTGCTGTTTTTCTGAAAGATGATGAGATATTAGAAATTGAAGCTCGAAAGAAG GTTCGAAGGGTTGATCCAACTTTAGACATGGAAGCAGATCAAGGAGATGATTACACACATCTTCCT GATCATGGGATTTTCCGAGATGGTAGCAAGGATATATCTGAAGCCCAAAATTCTTTGTATAAGAGAACATTGTTGCAAGATCTTAATAGACAAGGGGCAGTTGTTCTTGAAGGAAAAACTTTAG ATATGGAGATGGAACACCCAAGAACAGTAGCAGAAATTCTTGCCCGGAGAAAACAGG AATGTGATGGGGTTGTAGATGAGGAGCGACGAAACAGAATTTCTAAAATGACCCCGATTGAGGATCTTCAGGCACAAGATAATCATCCATATGCACCACTCTGTATCAAG GATCCTCGTGACTATTTTGATTCCCAACAAGCTAATGCTGTAAAAACATTGGATGATTCCCAAGCTGGAATGGAGCAAATGAAATGCAGTTTGGGTTCTGAGGAAGCCTATGACTCTTTGAGGGCATCAATATCTAAAATCAAAACTACTGGATTAAGGGATCCTCTCTTTAGTCCAGATGTTGCTCTTAAG gTCCTTAACGGATTGACTAAAAATATCACAAGCACCAAATATCATCTTGGGAAAAGTTCTCAAGAGAGTGTCCTTGATATTTTACCCAATTCAACTAAGGAGAAACTACTAGAT CATTGGGTGTGCAGTCAGGAATTGCTGAGGCACTTTTGGTCTTCATATCCAGTTTCAACACAAAACCTTGTCAGTAAG ACAAGAAGACTGAAAGATTCCATATCACAAATATATTCTAAACTTGAG GACATAAAGGTATCTGCTGAGTCAGACCTGCGGCACCATGTTTCCCTTGTTGTCCATCCTATGCAGCAG GCTCTGAATGCTGCCTTGTTACACTATGAGGCTGACATCAGGAAAAGAAATGCAAGAGGACAGAAGCCTAACGGTTATGTTTAG
- the LOC100812317 gene encoding pentatricopeptide repeat-containing protein At3g23020, whose translation MFVKLQLLYPHTPLLANANANANAFLLPEKTEQVSPTRRKQRLPLHNGTVKQETHSKKRRPEKNPEEGVPRKSKPEKSHTKCSTKRVSYGGCIPAILEALDAVLGVDEALGPWEERLSNKERSIILKEQLRWDRALEIFEWFNKKGHELNTIHYNIMLRSLGRARQWRRVESLWNEMNARGIAATCSTYGTLIDVYSKGGRRDDALSWLDMMLGQGVQPDEVTMVIVVQLYKKAGEFQKAEEFFKKWSLGNDNAMATLELDERVVCANASFGSHTYNTLIDTYGKAGQLKEASETFAKMLKQGVAPTTVTFNTMINICGNHGQLEEVSLLVRKMEELRCSPNTRTYNILISLYAKHDDIGMATKYFEIMKEACLEPDLVSYRTLLYAYSIRKMVGEAEELVKEMDERRLEIDQYTQSALTRMYIKAGMLDQSLLWFLRFHVAGNMTSECYAASIDAYGEHGHTLEAEKVFIWSQKQKNLSVLEFNVMIKAYGIGKCYEKACQLFDSMEQHGVVADRCSYTSLIQILTTSDQPHMAKPYLKKMQEAGLVSDCIPYCVVICSFAKLGQLEMAEDIYWEMIRHGVQPDVIVYSILINVFSDAGRVKEAISYVDEMKKAGLPGNTVIYNSLIKLYAKIDNLEKAQEAYKLLQLSEEGPNVYSSNCMIDLYVKQSMVGQAKQIFDTLKKNGGANEFTFAMMLCLYKKIERFDEAIQIAKQIRKLGPLTELSYNNVLDLYAIAGRPKEAIETFKEMVRASIQVNDCSLRSLGNLLLRYGVSRLAVGKLEALVKKDASNGLQAWMLALSSVLEVDDYDHD comes from the coding sequence ATGTTCGTGAAGCTGCAACTCTTGTACCCCCATACACCCCTCCTCGCAAACGCAAACGCAAACGCAAACGCGTTTCTTCTGCCAGAGAAAACCGAACAAGTCTCCCCCACACGCAGAAAACAAAGACTCCCTCTTCATAACGGCACCGTTAAGCAAGAGACCCATTCGAAGAAACGCCGTCCGGAGAAGAATCCCGAAGAGGGTGTTCCCAGAAAGAGCAAACCGGAGAAGTCGCACACCAAGTGTTCGACGAAACGCGTCTCTTATGGTGGATGCATTCCGGCGATTTTAGAAGCATTGGACGCAGTTCTCGGTGTGGACGAGGCTCTTGGGCCGTGGGAGGAGAGGCTTAGCAACAAGGAGAGGAGCATCATTTTGAAGGAGCAGCTGAGGTGGGACAGAGCTTTGGAGATTTTCGAGTGGTTCAACAAAAAGGGTCATGAATTGAACACGATTCATTACAACATCATGCTGAGGAGCCTTGGCAGGGCCCGTCAGTGGAGGCGCGTGGAGAGTTTGTGGAATGAGATGAATGCTAGAGGCATTGCTGCCACCTGTTCCACTTATGGAACTTTGATTGATGTTTATAGCAAAGGAGGGCGCAGAGACGATGCGCTTTCTTGGCTCGACATGATGTTGGGACAAGGGGTGCAGCCTGATGAGGTTACTATGGTGATTGTGGTTCAGTTGTACAAGAAGGCAGGAGAGTTTCAGAAAGCTGAGGAGTTTTTCAAAAAGTGGTCATTGGGTAATGATAACGCAATGGCTACTCTGGAATTGGATGAGAGGGTTGTGTGTGCTAATGCTTCTTTTGGCTCGCATACTTATAACACCTTGATTGATACGTATGGAAAGGCTGGTCAACTGAAAGAGGCATCTGAGACTTTTGCGAAGATGCTTAAACAAGGCGTGGCACCAACCACGGTGACATTCAATACGATGATTAACATTTGTGGAAACCATGGACAGTTAGAGGAAGTAAGTTTGCTTGTCCGGAAAATGGAAGAACTTCGATGCTCGCCGAACACAAGGACATATAATATTCTAATCTCTCTTTATGCTAAGCATGATGATATAGGCATGGCAACAAAGTATTTTGAAATAATGAAGGAGGCCTGCCTTGAGCCTGATCTTGTGAGTTACCGTACTCTTTTGTATGCATACTCAATAAGGAAAATGGTTGGTGAAGCAGAAGAGCTTGTAAAGGAGATGGATGAGAGGAGGCTTGAAATTGATCAATATACCCAGTCTGCTTTGACTAGGATGTACATAAAAGCTGGAATGCTTGATCAGTCCTTGTTATGGTTTCTGAGGTTTCATGTAGCTGGCAATATGACATCTGAGTGCTATGCTGCCAGCATTGATGCATATGGGGAGCATGGGCATACATTGGAAGCCGAGAAAGTCTTCATTTGGAGCCAAAAACAGAAGAATCTCAGTGTCCTTGAGTTCAATGTGATGATTAAAGCTTATGGCATAGGGAAATGCTATGAGAAGGCATGTCAATTGTTTGATAGTATGGAGCAACATGGTGTAGTTGCAGACAGATGCAGCTATACTTCTCTCATACAAATTTTGACCACTTCTGACCAGCCGCATATGGCCAAACCATATCTGAAAAAAATGCAGGAGGCAGGATTAGTAAGTGATTGCATCCCATACTGTGTTGTGATTTGCAGCTTTGCAAAATTAGGCCAATTGGAAATGGCTGAAGATATATACTGGGAAATGATTAGGCATGGTGTGCAGCCTGATGTTATAGTTTACAGCAtattaatcaatgttttctctGATGCTGGAAGGGTTAAAGAAGCCATCAGTTATGTTGACGAAATGAAGAAAGCTGGCTTGCCAGGGAATACagttatatataattcattGATCAAGTTGTATGCAAAAATTGACAACCTGGAAAAAGCACAAGAAGCATACAAGTTGCTTCAATTATCAGAAGAAGGTCCTAATGTATATTCTTCAAACTGTATGATTGATCTTTATGTTAAGCAATCTATGGTTGGCCAAGCAAAACAGATATTTGATACCTTAAAGAAAAATGGAGGTGCAAATGAATTTACATTTGCAATGATGCTATGCTTGTATAAGAAGATTGAAAGGTTTGATGAAGCCATTCAAATTGCAAAACAGATAAGAAAATTGGGACCCTTGACAGAGTTAAGTTATAACAATGTGCTTGACCTGTATGCTATTGCTGGGAGACCCAAGGAAGCAATAGAGACTTTTAAGGAAATGGTAAGAGCTTCCATTCAAGTTAATGATTGTAGTCTTAGATCACTTGGAAATCTTTTGTTGAGATATGGAGTATCAAGGCTGGCTGTTGGCAAATTAGAAGCATTGGTGAAAAAGGATGCTTCCAACGGTTTGCAGGCATGGATGTTAGCACTCTCAAGTGTGCTTGAAGTAGATGATTATGATCATGACTAG
- the LOC100811780 gene encoding general transcription and DNA repair factor IIH subunit TFB1-3 isoform X4 → MSSRQVVKRAKYKTTVKDPGTPGVLKLTQDRFVFKPNDPTSKTKLDVEFRFIQGHKVTKEGSKQPPLLNLIRAQGSCIFELESFADLHVCRELVGFALNRNVPGEATKVISEEQLSPAEMALRIKLLQEDSKLQRLHKELVASGKLTESEFWATKKKLLDQDESRKLKQRIGFKNSLIFDTKPMSDGRINQVKFQLTPEIKYQIFALKPAVHQAFLNFVPSKMNEVDFWNKYFKAEYLHSTKNAVAAAAEAAEDEDLAVFLKDDEILEIEARKKVRRVDPTLDMEADQGDDYTHLPDHGIFRDGSKDISEAQNSLYKRTLLQDLNRQGAVVLEGKTLDMEMEHPRTVAEILARRKQECDGVVDEERRNRISKMTPIEDLQAQDNHPYAPLCIKDPRDYFDSQQANAVKTLDDSQAGMEQMKCSLGSEEAYDSLRASISKIKTTGLRDPLFSPDVALKTRRLKDSISQIYSKLEDIKVSAESDLRHHVSLVVHPMQQALNAALLHYEADIRKRNARGQKPNGYV, encoded by the exons ATGTCGTCGCGGCAAGTGGTGAAGCGTGCCAAATACAAAACCACTGTCAAAGACCCTGGCACCCCCGGCGTCCTCAAATTG ACTCAAGATAGGTTCGTTTTCAAGCCGAATGATCCTACCTCGAAAACCAAGCTCGATGTGGAGTTCAGATTTATTCAGG GTCATAAAGTCACTAAAGAGGGATCAAAGCAACCACCATTGCTTAACCTTATCCGTGCAcag GGAAGTTGCATTTTCGAGTTAGAAAGTTTTGCAGATCTTCATGTTTGCCGGGAATTGGTGG GTTTTGCCCTTAACAGGAATGTGCCTGGAGAAGCTACAAAAGTTATTTCTGAGGAACAGCTCAGCCCTGCTGAAATGGCACTCAGGATAAAGCTATTGCAGGAAGATAG CAAGTTGCAGAGGCTTCATAAGGAACTTGTGGCTAGTGGTAAGCTCACAGAATCAGAATTTTGGGCTACAAAGAAG aAATTGCTGGATCAAGATGAAAGCAGAAAGTTAAAACAACGGATTGGTTTTAAAAATTCTTTGATCTTTGACACAAAGCCTATGAGTGATGGACGG ATAAACCAGGTTAAATTTCAGTTGACGCCAGAGATAAAATATCAG ATTTTTGCCCTCAAACCTGCCGTCCACCAGGCATTCCTCAATTTTGTACCTAGTAAA ATGAATGAGGTAGATTTCtggaataaatatttcaaagctGAGTATCTCCATAGCACCAAAAATGCTGTTGCAGCAGCTGCTGAGGCTGCTGAAGATGAGGATCTTGCTGTTTTTCTGAAAGATGATGAGATATTAGAAATTGAAGCTCGAAAGAAG GTTCGAAGGGTTGATCCAACTTTAGACATGGAAGCAGATCAAGGAGATGATTACACACATCTTCCT GATCATGGGATTTTCCGAGATGGTAGCAAGGATATATCTGAAGCCCAAAATTCTTTGTATAAGAGAACATTGTTGCAAGATCTTAATAGACAAGGGGCAGTTGTTCTTGAAGGAAAAACTTTAG ATATGGAGATGGAACACCCAAGAACAGTAGCAGAAATTCTTGCCCGGAGAAAACAGG AATGTGATGGGGTTGTAGATGAGGAGCGACGAAACAGAATTTCTAAAATGACCCCGATTGAGGATCTTCAGGCACAAGATAATCATCCATATGCACCACTCTGTATCAAG GATCCTCGTGACTATTTTGATTCCCAACAAGCTAATGCTGTAAAAACATTGGATGATTCCCAAGCTGGAATGGAGCAAATGAAATGCAGTTTGGGTTCTGAGGAAGCCTATGACTCTTTGAGGGCATCAATATCTAAAATCAAAACTACTGGATTAAGGGATCCTCTCTTTAGTCCAGATGTTGCTCTTAAG ACAAGAAGACTGAAAGATTCCATATCACAAATATATTCTAAACTTGAG GACATAAAGGTATCTGCTGAGTCAGACCTGCGGCACCATGTTTCCCTTGTTGTCCATCCTATGCAGCAG GCTCTGAATGCTGCCTTGTTACACTATGAGGCTGACATCAGGAAAAGAAATGCAAGAGGACAGAAGCCTAACGGTTATGTTTAG
- the LOC100811780 gene encoding general transcription and DNA repair factor IIH subunit TFB1-1 isoform X3, giving the protein MSSRQVVKRAKYKTTVKDPGTPGVLKLTQDRFVFKPNDPTSKTKLDVEFRFIQGHKVTKEGSKQPPLLNLIRAQGSCIFELESFADLHVCRELVGFALNRNVPGEATKVISEEQLSPAEMALRIKLLQEDSKLQRLHKELVASGKLTESEFWATKKKLLDQDESRKLKQRIGFKNSLIFDTKPMSDGRINQVKFQLTPEIKYQIFALKPAVHQAFLNFVPSKMNEVDFWNKYFKAEYLHSTKNAVAAAAEAAEDEDLAVFLKDDEILEIEARKKVRRVDPTLDMEADQGDDYTHLPDHGIFRDGSKDISEAQNSLYKRTLLQDLNRQGAVVLEGKTLDMEMEHPRTVAEILARRKQECDGVVDEERRNRISKMTPIEDLQAQDNHPYAPLCIKDPRDYFDSQQANAVKTLDDSQAGMEQMKCSLGSEEAYDSLRASISKIKTTGLRDPLFSPDVALKHWVCSQELLRHFWSSYPVSTQNLVSKTRRLKDSISQIYSKLEDIKVSAESDLRHHVSLVVHPMQQALNAALLHYEADIRKRNARGQKPNGYV; this is encoded by the exons ATGTCGTCGCGGCAAGTGGTGAAGCGTGCCAAATACAAAACCACTGTCAAAGACCCTGGCACCCCCGGCGTCCTCAAATTG ACTCAAGATAGGTTCGTTTTCAAGCCGAATGATCCTACCTCGAAAACCAAGCTCGATGTGGAGTTCAGATTTATTCAGG GTCATAAAGTCACTAAAGAGGGATCAAAGCAACCACCATTGCTTAACCTTATCCGTGCAcag GGAAGTTGCATTTTCGAGTTAGAAAGTTTTGCAGATCTTCATGTTTGCCGGGAATTGGTGG GTTTTGCCCTTAACAGGAATGTGCCTGGAGAAGCTACAAAAGTTATTTCTGAGGAACAGCTCAGCCCTGCTGAAATGGCACTCAGGATAAAGCTATTGCAGGAAGATAG CAAGTTGCAGAGGCTTCATAAGGAACTTGTGGCTAGTGGTAAGCTCACAGAATCAGAATTTTGGGCTACAAAGAAG aAATTGCTGGATCAAGATGAAAGCAGAAAGTTAAAACAACGGATTGGTTTTAAAAATTCTTTGATCTTTGACACAAAGCCTATGAGTGATGGACGG ATAAACCAGGTTAAATTTCAGTTGACGCCAGAGATAAAATATCAG ATTTTTGCCCTCAAACCTGCCGTCCACCAGGCATTCCTCAATTTTGTACCTAGTAAA ATGAATGAGGTAGATTTCtggaataaatatttcaaagctGAGTATCTCCATAGCACCAAAAATGCTGTTGCAGCAGCTGCTGAGGCTGCTGAAGATGAGGATCTTGCTGTTTTTCTGAAAGATGATGAGATATTAGAAATTGAAGCTCGAAAGAAG GTTCGAAGGGTTGATCCAACTTTAGACATGGAAGCAGATCAAGGAGATGATTACACACATCTTCCT GATCATGGGATTTTCCGAGATGGTAGCAAGGATATATCTGAAGCCCAAAATTCTTTGTATAAGAGAACATTGTTGCAAGATCTTAATAGACAAGGGGCAGTTGTTCTTGAAGGAAAAACTTTAG ATATGGAGATGGAACACCCAAGAACAGTAGCAGAAATTCTTGCCCGGAGAAAACAGG AATGTGATGGGGTTGTAGATGAGGAGCGACGAAACAGAATTTCTAAAATGACCCCGATTGAGGATCTTCAGGCACAAGATAATCATCCATATGCACCACTCTGTATCAAG GATCCTCGTGACTATTTTGATTCCCAACAAGCTAATGCTGTAAAAACATTGGATGATTCCCAAGCTGGAATGGAGCAAATGAAATGCAGTTTGGGTTCTGAGGAAGCCTATGACTCTTTGAGGGCATCAATATCTAAAATCAAAACTACTGGATTAAGGGATCCTCTCTTTAGTCCAGATGTTGCTCTTAAG CATTGGGTGTGCAGTCAGGAATTGCTGAGGCACTTTTGGTCTTCATATCCAGTTTCAACACAAAACCTTGTCAGTAAG ACAAGAAGACTGAAAGATTCCATATCACAAATATATTCTAAACTTGAG GACATAAAGGTATCTGCTGAGTCAGACCTGCGGCACCATGTTTCCCTTGTTGTCCATCCTATGCAGCAG GCTCTGAATGCTGCCTTGTTACACTATGAGGCTGACATCAGGAAAAGAAATGCAAGAGGACAGAAGCCTAACGGTTATGTTTAG
- the LOC100811780 gene encoding general transcription and DNA repair factor IIH subunit TFB1-1 isoform X2 produces MSSRQVVKRAKYKTTVKDPGTPGVLKLTQDRFVFKPNDPTSKTKLDVEFRFIQGHKVTKEGSKQPPLLNLIRAQGSCIFELESFADLHVCRELVGFALNRNVPGEATKVISEEQLSPAEMALRIKLLQEDSKLQRLHKELVASGKLTESEFWATKKKLLDQDESRKLKQRIGFKNSLIFDTKPMSDGRINQVKFQLTPEIKYQIFALKPAVHQAFLNFVPSKMNEVDFWNKYFKAEYLHSTKNAVAAAAEAAEDEDLAVFLKDDEILEIEARKKVRRVDPTLDMEADQGDDYTHLPDHGIFRDGSKDISEAQNSLYKRTLLQDLNRQGAVVLEGKTLDMEMEHPRTVAEILARRKQECDGVVDEERRNRISKMTPIEDLQAQDNHPYAPLCIKDPRDYFDSQQANAVKTLDDSQAGMEQMKCSLGSEEAYDSLRASISKIKTTGLRDPLFSPDVALKVLNGLTKNITSTKYHLGKSSQESVLDILPNSTKEKLLDTRRLKDSISQIYSKLEDIKVSAESDLRHHVSLVVHPMQQALNAALLHYEADIRKRNARGQKPNGYV; encoded by the exons ATGTCGTCGCGGCAAGTGGTGAAGCGTGCCAAATACAAAACCACTGTCAAAGACCCTGGCACCCCCGGCGTCCTCAAATTG ACTCAAGATAGGTTCGTTTTCAAGCCGAATGATCCTACCTCGAAAACCAAGCTCGATGTGGAGTTCAGATTTATTCAGG GTCATAAAGTCACTAAAGAGGGATCAAAGCAACCACCATTGCTTAACCTTATCCGTGCAcag GGAAGTTGCATTTTCGAGTTAGAAAGTTTTGCAGATCTTCATGTTTGCCGGGAATTGGTGG GTTTTGCCCTTAACAGGAATGTGCCTGGAGAAGCTACAAAAGTTATTTCTGAGGAACAGCTCAGCCCTGCTGAAATGGCACTCAGGATAAAGCTATTGCAGGAAGATAG CAAGTTGCAGAGGCTTCATAAGGAACTTGTGGCTAGTGGTAAGCTCACAGAATCAGAATTTTGGGCTACAAAGAAG aAATTGCTGGATCAAGATGAAAGCAGAAAGTTAAAACAACGGATTGGTTTTAAAAATTCTTTGATCTTTGACACAAAGCCTATGAGTGATGGACGG ATAAACCAGGTTAAATTTCAGTTGACGCCAGAGATAAAATATCAG ATTTTTGCCCTCAAACCTGCCGTCCACCAGGCATTCCTCAATTTTGTACCTAGTAAA ATGAATGAGGTAGATTTCtggaataaatatttcaaagctGAGTATCTCCATAGCACCAAAAATGCTGTTGCAGCAGCTGCTGAGGCTGCTGAAGATGAGGATCTTGCTGTTTTTCTGAAAGATGATGAGATATTAGAAATTGAAGCTCGAAAGAAG GTTCGAAGGGTTGATCCAACTTTAGACATGGAAGCAGATCAAGGAGATGATTACACACATCTTCCT GATCATGGGATTTTCCGAGATGGTAGCAAGGATATATCTGAAGCCCAAAATTCTTTGTATAAGAGAACATTGTTGCAAGATCTTAATAGACAAGGGGCAGTTGTTCTTGAAGGAAAAACTTTAG ATATGGAGATGGAACACCCAAGAACAGTAGCAGAAATTCTTGCCCGGAGAAAACAGG AATGTGATGGGGTTGTAGATGAGGAGCGACGAAACAGAATTTCTAAAATGACCCCGATTGAGGATCTTCAGGCACAAGATAATCATCCATATGCACCACTCTGTATCAAG GATCCTCGTGACTATTTTGATTCCCAACAAGCTAATGCTGTAAAAACATTGGATGATTCCCAAGCTGGAATGGAGCAAATGAAATGCAGTTTGGGTTCTGAGGAAGCCTATGACTCTTTGAGGGCATCAATATCTAAAATCAAAACTACTGGATTAAGGGATCCTCTCTTTAGTCCAGATGTTGCTCTTAAG gTCCTTAACGGATTGACTAAAAATATCACAAGCACCAAATATCATCTTGGGAAAAGTTCTCAAGAGAGTGTCCTTGATATTTTACCCAATTCAACTAAGGAGAAACTACTAGAT ACAAGAAGACTGAAAGATTCCATATCACAAATATATTCTAAACTTGAG GACATAAAGGTATCTGCTGAGTCAGACCTGCGGCACCATGTTTCCCTTGTTGTCCATCCTATGCAGCAG GCTCTGAATGCTGCCTTGTTACACTATGAGGCTGACATCAGGAAAAGAAATGCAAGAGGACAGAAGCCTAACGGTTATGTTTAG